CGAATGCCGAGTTCAACTGCTTGAGGGTGGTCTCAACACCTTCGCGCATGGCCTCAAGGGTCTGCTGCTCGACCGCCAGTGCGGCTTCCAGGCTGTCACGCACAGGAACAAGACTCTCTGCAAACGATTCGATTGCAAACTTCCGCGCCTTTGTAACTTCCTCCTGAGAACGTCTGCGGATGTTTTCGGATTCCGCGTGAGCACGCAACATCATGTCGTGCTTGTCCGAGAGCTCAGCCTTCAGGCGCTCGATCTCCTGAACGGGATCCTGATTCACATCAGCCTGCTGCTCCGGGTTCGGTTCGCACTGACTAGCTTGGGCTTGATCATTCTGGCCTGGAACATCCGCCTGATCAGACGGTCGATTGGCATCTGGATGCGAAGTCATGCAACTATCTCCAAAAAAATACGGTCGATTTCGGGAATATGGGGACGTCAGCCCCGTTTTCAAGAGCTGCACCACACGCCCATGGAAATACTTGCGCTGCCCTGATGCAATCAGTCGCCGTGCGCCCGGGTCGGCCAGCCCTGCAAGTGATCAAGAACCAGACTGGTCAGACCCTCTACCCATTGCTGGTCATCATTCAGACAGGGAATGTACCGAAACTGCTGCCCACCTGCATTCATGAACGCATCCCGACACTCAATGCTGATTTCTTCCAGCGTTTCCAGACAGTCCGCCAGAAAGCCCGGACAGACGACATCGACGTGCCTGACACCAGACTCTGCCAGTTTGATCAGCGTCGGTTCCGTATAAGGCTGCAGCCACTCTGCAGGCCCGAACCGGCTCTGAAACGTGACAAGATACTGATCATCGGTCAGATCCAGTCGTTTCGCAAGCGCCCTTGCTGTGCCGTAGCTGTCCTTGCAATAGGGATCCCCTAGATCAGCACAACGCCTGGGCAACCCATGAAAGCTCATGACCAGCTTTTCTGGTCGCGAACCCTCCGACCACGCATGCTCGATTTTTGAGGCAACAGCATCGATGTAAGGTTCGAAGTCATGAAAGCGCTTGATAAAGCGCATTTCAGGCTGGTTACGCATTCGACTGGCGATGCGACAGACCTCGTCGACTACCGTAGCCGTGGTGCTGGCTGCGTACTGGGGATACAGAGATAAGGTCAAAATCCGTTCACAGCCCTTGTCACGGAGCTTCTGCAGCGCAGACTCCAGGCTCGGGTTGCCATAGCGCATGCCAATTTCCACTTCCACTTCATGGCCACGCGCACGAAGCGTTTTCTCGAGGCCAAACGCCTGTCGCTGGCTATAGACGAGTAAAGGCGAGCCTCCTTCCATCCAGATACCGGCATAGCGCTCAACCAGCTTGCGCGGACGACTTAGAAGGATTGGCCCGTTCAAAATCGGCCACCACACGAGCCTCGGGATTTCAATCACTCGCGGATCGGAGAGAAACTGCCGCAGATAGCGGCGTATCGCAGGCGCAGTAGGTTCATCGGGTGTACCCAGATTGACCACCAGCACACCCACCTTGGGAACTGACATGTCTGCAGGCCACATCACCAATTTGCTCGGTGCAGGCTCTTTCCAGTCCCGACCGCGGCTGGGATTCACATCTGCTTGTTCGGACAAAGAAACACCTCATGCTACTGATTGACGGGCCGAAACCGGCCGATGAGTCCGGTCACATACTGCCTTGATACGAAGCAAGATCAACGTTCGGATGCATATTGACTCAACGCATTGGACAGCAGTCTGGATGTGATATCAACGATCGGAATGACACGTTCGTATGCCATGCGCGTCGGACCAATCACACCGAGTGTGCCGACCACCTTACCGTTGACACCGTATGGCGCAGCCACAACGGTCAGATCTTCCATCGGCATGAGACGAGACTCCCCACCGATGTAAATTTGAACGCCCTGAGCACGACTGCTAGCGTCGAGCAGTTGTAACAACTCGGTCTTCTGCTCGAACAGCGAGAACGTACGCCTCAATCGCTCAAGATCGGAGGACAAGTCCGAAATATCGAGCAACCGCATCTCACCAGAAATTACAACCGAGTCAGCCTGGTCAGGCTCCTCGGATCCGGCATCGACCGCAGCCTGCATCAGTCTCGACAGGTCCTCGCGAAGACGCTGCAACTCGACTGCCAGGGACTGTCGCACTTGCGCAAACCCCATACCGCTGAAATGCTGGTTGAAGAAGTTGCTGGCCTCCACCAGTTCGGCATGAGAATAATCCCTTGTCAAGGACAGGATCCTGTTCTGAACATCCCCTTCCGGCGTCACGATGATCAACAGGATCCTGCGTTCCGACAGTCGAATGAACTCGATATGCTTGAACACCTGGGAACGACGTGGCGCCAGCACAACACCTGCGAACTGGGTCAGATTCGAAAGCAGTGAGGCAGCTGCATTGACCGCTTTGGTGGGATCTGCAGATGGCAGCATGTCGCGCAGGTTGTCAACATGCAACAACTCGAACGGCTGTGACGCCAGCATGCTGTCCACAAAAAGCCTGTACCCTTTTGGCGTGGGAACCCGTCCAGCGGAAGTATGCGGACTCTGTATGAGACCAGCCTCTTCGAGGTCTGCCATCACGTTGCGGATCGTCGCAGGGGACAGATCAAAGACTTTTGAGAGCGCACGAGACCCCACCGGCTGACCGTCGGTGATGTATTTCTCGATTAGAGCTTTCAGTAAAGCGTGGGCGCGATCATCCATGTTGCTGTAGATTGTACCGTCCAACCCTATAATCTTCCGAATAAATGACCGTCTGATCAAGGGCCGCATGCAATTTTCGACCATCGCGCTTGTGGGGCGCTATCAAGACTCTCAACTCGCGGATCACCTGCGCAGCCTCGCGCGCATGGTTAATGCAGCTGGCAGAGAGGTGCTGATCGAGGCAGAAACAGCAAAAAATACCGGGCTGACAGAGTTTCCGGTTGCATCCTTCGAGGAGATTGGCCGTCGCGCTCAGCTTGCCATCGTGATGGGAGGCGACGGAACCATGCTCGGCGCGGCACGCAGCCTTGCACCAGCTGGCGTTCCAGTCGCAGGAATCAACCATGGAAGACTTGGGTTCATCACCGACATTCCTCTTCAAGACACGCATTCTGCACTGGAAGACCTTCTGCAAGGCAACTTCGAGATCGAGTCTCGCATCCTGCTCGAAGGCGAGGTCATGCGCGACGGAAAATGCCTTTACAGCGCCACAGCACTCAATGACGTTGTTCTGAATCGGGCAGGCCGCGGCGGAATGATCGAGGTACGCGCCGACATCAACGGGCAGTTCATGTTCACCGTTCGCGCAGACGGCCTCATTGCCGCGACGCCCACAGGCTCAACGGCATACGCCCTGTCCGCCCTCGGACCCATCCTGCACCCGACCATACGGGCGATCCTGCTGGTTCCGGTCGCCCCTCAGACTCTGTCAAACCGCCCGATTGTTCTGCCCGACTCCAGCCAGCTGAATCTGACCGTTCTGTCGATGAGCAGAATCGAAGCGGGCGCCAGCGTTCACTTTGACATGCAGACCTGGTCCGACGTCCAGCCCGGTGACCAGGTCAACGTCCGCAGGGCACAGAATACCGTCAACTTCCTGCATCCTCGCGGTTACAGTTTTTTTTCGACACTCAGAAAGAAGCTAGACTGGAACCGCCTGCCTGCTACGGGTCACAACGGAGAGTAATCGTGCTTCGGGAGCTTTCAATTCAGGACTTTGTCATTGTCAGGGAGCTGAATCTGGATTTCAGTGCGGGACTGACTGTTCTGACTGGTGAAACGGGTGCAGGAAAGTCAATTCTGGTCGACGCTCTCGGACTGGTACTTGGAGGCAGGGTCAACACCTCGGTCGTTCGACCGCAAGCCAGGCGTGCACAAATTACCGCCGTATTTGAACCCACCTCCGCCGCACAAGCGTGGCTTGCCGAGTACGACCTGGACCAAGAAGACGAGCTCGTTCTGCGGCGAGTGATTGATGCGCAAGGCAAGGGGCGCGCCTACATTAACGGCGCACCTACAACAGTCACTCAGCTCAAGGAACTGGGTGAACGACTGGTTGACATTCACGGCCAGCATGCTCACCAGAGCCTGCTCAAACCCGAAAGTCAGCGCGATCTGCTTGACGAGTTTGCAGGGTTGTCCGGAGAACGACGTGAGATTGCCCAGATCTGGCAAGACTGGCAACAGACAAACGAGCAACTCGAGCGCGCCCAGCAAGACCAGCGGGTTGTTCTGACCAGACAGGAAGAACTCGAATGGCAACTCGACCAGCTTGACAAGCTGGCTGCACAAGAAGGCGAATGGGTCACTATCAGCGAGGAGCACGCGCGCCTGTCGAATGGCCAGGCACTGCTTGAAGGGGCTCAGACCGCCTTGCAAACACTGGACGACGACGAAAGCGGTGCCCAGCGCATCATTGATCTGGCCTTGCATGCCATCAACCCGCTGGTGGCACATGACTCGCGACTGCAGGATGTTGCGCAAGCGCTCGAATCCGCCAGCATTTCTGTTCGTGAAGCCAAGTCGGATCTGAACCGCTACCTCGATCACGTTGACCTGGACCCAGACCGGCTGAGTCAGGTTGAAGACCGGATGCGTGCGCTATTTGACGCAGCCAGAAAGCATCACTGCGAGCCAGCCGACCTCCCTGCTGTTCGCATTCGCTGCCAGCAAGCACTTGAAGAACTCGTGCAAGGGCAGGACCTCGAGGCAATCCGCGCCAGACAGGCTGAACTCGAAGCAGCGTACAAAAAGGTCGCTTCCAGACTGCATACCGCGCGCACCAAGGCAGCCAGAAAACTTGGCGAATCGGTCACCGCAATGATTCGCCTTCTGGGCATGCCCGATGGGCGATTCGCGATTCAAGTAGAACAGGCACAACCCGGGCCTGGTGGCTCTGACAGGATCACACTAACAGTGGCCGGCCATGACGGAGCAGCCCTGGCACCGTTATCAAAGGTGGCATCGGGTGGTGAGCTCTCCCGTATCAGCCTGGCACTATCCGTACTTGCAAGCGAAGCCACCCGTGTACCCACCTTGATCTTCGATGAAATCGACACAGGCGTGAGCGGTGCAGTCGCAGAAAAAATTGGTGAGCTGCTACGTCAACTTGGCCAGACATTTCAGGTCCTATGCGTCACGCACCTGGCACAGGTCGCATCTTGCGCACACCATCATTGCGTAGTCACAAAAGAAAAGGATGCACAAGGGGTCTATTCGAACGTTCAGTCGCTTTCTGAGGCATCTGACCGTGTTGAAGCCATTGCCAAGTTACTCGGCGGGGTGAAGTTGACGCAAACCACACGTCAGCATGCAAGGGAAATGCTGGAACGCGTCGGGACAGTCTGAAATCAGCGAATCAAAGATTGGTGATTTGAGGTCCTTTCCCTCCCCTCATATCACCAAGCCCTCCACACTTACCTTCTACTTGCCAGCCTTAATGCAGTTCGGGCACTTGCCATAAAGAACCAGTGCGTGGCTTTCCAGATCAAAACCATGTGTATCAGCTATTTTGTGCTGTAAAGATTCGATCTGCTCGTCAGAAAACTCCTCAACCAGCCCACAATGTGTGCAGATCAAGTGATCGTGATGATCTCCATCATTAAGTTCAAAGATGGCCTTGATGCCGTCAAACTGGCTACGACTCAGAATACCCGCCTGCTCAAATTGCGTCAGCACCCGGTATACCGTTGCCAACCCGATCTCGACATTCTCGGCAAGCAGCAGCCGATATACGTCTTCTGCGCTCAGATGCCTTTGTTCGGAGCGTCTGAATACGTCCAGAATTTTCAGTCGAGGAAATGTCGCCTTCAAACCAACGGTCTTGAGGTCGCTCTGATCGTTGTCATTCTCCACGTGATCTCCTTGTGAATTTAGTCAAGCGGCCTTTTGCCCTATGATAGCGTCTTTAGACAATGCATAAACAGAAGAGGTTGCCCGTGCAGTCTTCCCCGCACAACGCCATGCTTCGCTACGCAGTCGGTTTCGTCCTGACTGCAACCGTACTCGTCTCCGGGTGCTCCTCAAACCGCTGGGGATTCCCCTATCGGGTGGGGTTACAGCAAGGAAACTGGGTAACCGAACAGCAAGTCGGTCTGCTTTATCAGGGCATGACTCGAGAACAGGTTCGCTTTGCACTAGGCTCTCCGACACTCACCAATGTCCTGCACGCAGATCGTTGGGACTATCCGTATTTTTACAGGGCCCCCAACCGCAGCGTCGAAGTCCGCAATTTCACTGTGCTTTTTAGTGGCGACCTGCTCGTGAGCTGGCACGGAGACGAACAGCCTGCTCTGGAGCCATTCCAGATTGCCCAGGAAGAGGTCAGGAAGTCACAGGCCGAACAAGCCGAGGTCGATCTCGAAGAGGAGCGACTCAAGAGCGAGGGCAGCGAAGTTCAGATTGCCCCAGGCTTTGACATTAGCCTGAGCAATCCCGCCCTACCATCCAGCGATCCGTACGCGCTGCCTGATGCACCAGACCAGGTACCGATCCCATTGGAATAATCTGAAACGACCGACCAGAGACTTAACTATGAAACTTGCAATTGCTGGCGCCAGCGGAAGAATGGGGCGGATGCTGATTGAATCAGCGCTTGCCCAGCCGGATGCTTTTGAACTGGTCGTGGCACTCGACCACTCGACCAGTCAGTCAATCGGACAGGACGCAGGCGCATTTCTTGGCGCCAGGACCGGCGTGATGATTACGGACGATCTTCAGGCGCTGGCTAGTGCCGACTGCCTGATTGACTTCACTCGCCCAGAAGGCACACTGGAACACCTGAAAGTATGTGTTGAGCACGGCGTCAAGGTGATCATTGGCACGACCGGTTTTGATGATGCCGGCAAACAGGCGATTCAGAAGGCAGGTGAATCGGTGGCCATCGTGTTCGCCCCCAACATGAGCGTTGGCGTGAATGCGACACTCAAACTGCTCGAAGTGGCCGCCAAGATTCTGGCCTCCGGATATGACGTAGAAGTGTTTGAAGCACACCATAAACACAAGGTCGATGCACCATCAGGTACGGCCCTCAAGATGGGTGAGGTCATTGCCAATGCCTGGGACAAACCACTAGACGAATTGGCGACCTGGACCCGCCACGGGCATACCGGAGCCCGGGAGGATGGGTCGATCGGGTTTTCTGTTGTCCGCGGAGGCGATATTGTGGGTGACCACACGGTCTACTTTTGCGGGGTTGGGGAGCGCATCGAGATCACGCACCGGTCGACCAGTCGCGCCACATACGCACAAGGCAGTCTTCGTGCGGCCCGGTTCCTTGAAGACAAGCCCAAAGGAGTCTATGACATGCAGGCTGTACTTGGCCTTTAACTGGCCATCCATCGCCTCAGTGCCCGACAATCTGAAGCACACCTGTGACAAACCTGAGAGCATTTCGCACACCAAGCGCCTCACAGGTTGTCACGCAGGCCAGCGCTGCGCCTGACAAGCGCAGACCAATGACTTACTGGTCAGCAATCCCAGCAGACGGGTTCAATCTCCAGCGAAACGCCGAATCTGGCCTTGACATCACCCGAGATCAGTCTGGCAACATCCAGAACATCAGCTTGCGTAGCGCCGCCAGTATTAGTTAGAACCAGTGCCTGCCGTTCATGCACCATCACTGGACCCACTGCGTGACCTTTCCAGCCACACTGATCGATCATCCATCCCGCTGCAAGCTTGTAGTCACCGCTATCCAGCCGAAACGAGACCAGATCAGGGTGGGACCGCCTGAGATCCTCATATCGGTGCTCCGATACAACCGGGTTCTTGAAAAAACTCCCGGAATTGGGAATAACGGACGGGTCAGGCAGCTTTCTACGGCGAATATCCACCACTGCATCAAACACCTCTTGTGCAGAGATGGCCTCTCCCTGCGTCCGGGCGTGCTCGAAATGAACAAGGTCCGGATATTTCAGAACCGGCTGCCAATCGACAGGAAGCGCGAAGCGAACTGATACGATCAACAGGTGACTGTTTTCATCGCGTTTGAATATGCTGTCCCGATACTGAAATCCACACGACTGTCGTGCCAGCGTCTTCATCTGCGCGCGCTGCAAGTCCCACACTCTGATGGAATCGATGAATCGCTCGACCTCCACTCCGTAGGCACCAATATTCTGTACTGGAGCAGCCCCGACCGTACCAGGAATCAAGGCAAGATTCTCCAGCCCGTTCCATCCCTTGCCAAGTGCATGAACGACCCAGTCATGCCAGACCTCGCCCGCTGACACATCCACGTACCTGACACCCCCACTCTCTTGCACAAGCGACACACCGCGGTTTCTCACCAGAACAGTAAATCCCTCCAGAACAGGCGGCAAAACCAGATTGCTCGCCGATCCGATCAGATGCACCCGCTCACGAGAGGCCACTGCCTCTGACAAGGCAGGTAGATCTGCCTCCGATCGCAGCACAAAAACCCTCTCCCCCCGGCAAGGCAAGGACATTGTGTTGGAAATATGACACAACTGCTCTACAAAGTATTCTGGATTGGACATCAACGAAAATTCTGTGTTAAAGTTTTGTTCTTCGCTGGTGATGTTAACCGGTTTTAGCAAAAGGGTTCGAGCAAAAACAGCTTAAAACCATTTTCAAAAAATCAGTTATCATTCTGTTTTCAAGCGAAAGTATTGCGGGAATAGCTCAGTTGGTAGAGCGCAACCTTGCCAAGGTTGAGGTCGCGAGTTCGAGACTCGTTTCCCGCTCCAATTTATGCTCTATAGATTTCCACTGAGGTCTATAGGTCGTTGAAAAAAGGGGCGAAAGCCCCTTTTTTAGTTCCAGCGAAAGCCACAGAAACCCACCTACAACCAGCGTTTTTGAAGCCAAAGAATGCGCGCGACGTCCGTTCCGGGTCGTTGCTGGGGTTGGATCGGGAGGATGGGCTGCATCAGGACTAAGTCCATGACTTAGGAGCTGATGATGGCACTCTCTGATCTGGTGGTGCGGCAAGCTTGGGCCGCTGAAAAAACCTACAACCTCCCCGACACCGACGGCCCTAGCCTGGTGGTTGCCCCTACCGGGGACAAGTCGTGGCACCTGCGCTACTACTGGCTCGGCAAACAAAAACGCATATCCCAGGGTAACCACCCCGAGATCGGCCTGCGCGAGGCCCGTGCCTTGCGCGACGAAGCCAGAGCGCTTCTGGCCAAGGGCAACAATCCCCATACCGACCGTAAGCAAAAGCGCCATGCCGTGAAGCTGGCATCGGACTGCACCTTCAAGGCCGTCTACTACGCCTGGGTTGAACACCGCTCGAAGGAACTCAAGACAGGCCGGAACGGCACGCTGTCGCAGATCAAACGCATCTTCGGCAAGGATGTGCTGCCCACCCAGGAGAAGATGTCGATCTACGACATTCGTCGGCATCAACTTCTCGGGGTTCTGGCAAGGATCGAGAAGCGCAAGGCCTTCACCACCGCCGAGAAGGTTCGCACCTGGCTGCGACAGTTGTTCCGCTATGCCCTAGTCGTGGTCAAGGGCATGGAATCCAATCCAGCGACAGATCTGGACGTCGTGGCCAAACCCACCTCCCCTTGCATCCCGCCAGCGCTGGCCAAGCCCATTGTCGTAACCCCGAATAACGTGAGCATCACATTCCAGCGGCTGTCGCAGGTACCACTGCCCCCTGCGTATGCACCCGAGCCCGTAGTCTCCGCAATTCAACTCGAGCGCGAGGAAATGTTGGCTATGTACGAATCGCCGAGCAATCTACCGGTTCCCTTGTTCGAGAAATTGGCTAGGAAGTCCAAGGATCAGATCAACCGCGAGATGAAGTCAGGAAAGCTGCTGCCCATCAGTCTAGGCAACCGCGGACAGCATGTGCCCGACTGGCAGTTGGTGCCGCTCAAGCACAAGCTGGCGCAGGTGCTCATGAACCAGTGCCCATATGCAGACTCATGGGAGCTGTACCGCATGCCGACCCGGCCCCACCCGGATCTGGGGAATCGCGCGACTATCGATGTGATCACCGCCACCAATGTGCCGGCCATTGTCCGCGCAATCCTGGGCACTCATCAGCCCCATGCGGGTGCGCACGAAGCCGCCGAATCACAATCCGTTCCCGAACAGGTGCGACAGAGCATTCGGCGGATGATGGATGATGCCTTGGTCGTTGCGGGGGTGAACCGCTTGTCGATTCGGTATGGATGCATCCGCTCTAGATGGATGCATCCGAGCCACCCACCTCATCCTTGCGCCCTGGCATGCAATCGAGCAATGAACCGTTCCAGTGGTGGCGCCATGGCGACGTCGCTCGGGCGAAGCAAACAAGTGGTAATGACGGCTGACGCCACGGCCAAGGGCCGGGCAATGACATCCCGATGCTGACTGGACGCAAGGCTCACGTTGCAGCGGCCGCAGCAAACGCATCAGTTCTCGCCAGTATCCCGCACATACAAGGGGATCGCACAGGATCAGTGGGTGGACCGCGAGCTTGTGCAGCGGAATTGCCTTGTGTTCCAGTAGCTCGTGGCGGGCAGGGACGGCAACCAGCAAGGGATCGTGCCAGATCGGCTCGGCGACGATGCCTTCTCCCACATCAGCCGTGTGCGCAAATCCGGCTGTGAAGTCGCCGGAAAGCTGGCCGCGAATTTGCCCTGCCAGGGGAACTTCGGACAGACGCACCTTGATTTCGGGCTCTTCCTCTCGGCAACAAGCCAGAAAAGTAGACAGCCGGCGATCGACCGAACCGTCGGAAACCGCGATTCGCAGACACGCCTTCAGGTCCGCCGCGATAGTCCTGGCGTTCTCCTGCGCATGCTCCAGAACGGTAAACAACCGGCGGACATCCTGCAAAAAAGCCGCACTGGCTGGTGTCAGCTGAGTTCCACGACGATCACGATCAAAAAGGGTAACGCCCAGATCATCTTCCAGCTCCTTGATTGTTCTCGACAGCGGCGGTTGCTCGATATGCAAACATTCGGCTGCGCGGGTGAAATGTAGTTCTTCGGCCAATGCAAGAAAGCACTTGAGGTGTCGTAGCTCCATGTGGGCAATGTTCCGATTGATCGTTGCATCTTCAAACTTCAGGCTGCGTGATTGCCGCAAGAGTGATGCGTGAATGAATGGACGATACGCGCGGTATGCAGACTGCCGTCAGTACCTCACGGTCCATCCATGCGTATCGAACCTCCACGCAGGCTCCACCTCGCCACGATCCACACCAGTCCTCAGTCAATCGCAGTACGAGTGCATTGGCTTGGCAGGAAACGATTTCGGCGGCATGGAAGTCTTTGTATTGGCGCGAGAATGGATAAAGCGCCTTGTAAAGAGCCTCCTTGGCGGAAAACAGAAGTGTCAAAGAGCGAGCGCGGCAGGGAATGTTTCGCTCCAGGCACTCCAGTTCGCGATCACGGCCGACGCTGTGCCGTATATCCTGCGCGATCTCGGCATCGATCAACATCTCCACATCAATGCCCACGGCATGGAATCTGGTGGCCGGCGCCGCCATGGCGACGGCCACCGACGCGCAATGACTGATGCTGCCGAGGATCCCAGGGGGCCAGATGGGAAGTCGATCTTGCACGGGCAATGGAAACTCGGCATCGACCCCCATCTCCGATAACGAATGGAAGGCACAAAGCCGCCCTGCAAGGAATTCTGTTCGCCGCTTGTGACTCATGCCCGTCACCATGGACTGCCCCAGCCAACTCGTCGGGGCATGCACGAGGACATCCATCGACGTCCGGCTGGTTGGCAGT
This sequence is a window from Orrella marina. Protein-coding genes within it:
- the grpE gene encoding nucleotide exchange factor GrpE, with product MTSHPDANRPSDQADVPGQNDQAQASQCEPNPEQQADVNQDPVQEIERLKAELSDKHDMMLRAHAESENIRRRSQEEVTKARKFAIESFAESLVPVRDSLEAALAVEQQTLEAMREGVETTLKQLNSAFERNHLKEIMPAVGDKFDPHHHQAIATVPAEQPSNTIVTVLQKGYLITDRVLRPALVTVAS
- the hemH gene encoding ferrochelatase — translated: MWPADMSVPKVGVLVVNLGTPDEPTAPAIRRYLRQFLSDPRVIEIPRLVWWPILNGPILLSRPRKLVERYAGIWMEGGSPLLVYSQRQAFGLEKTLRARGHEVEVEIGMRYGNPSLESALQKLRDKGCERILTLSLYPQYAASTTATVVDEVCRIASRMRNQPEMRFIKRFHDFEPYIDAVASKIEHAWSEGSRPEKLVMSFHGLPRRCADLGDPYCKDSYGTARALAKRLDLTDDQYLVTFQSRFGPAEWLQPYTEPTLIKLAESGVRHVDVVCPGFLADCLETLEEISIECRDAFMNAGGQQFRYIPCLNDDQQWVEGLTSLVLDHLQGWPTRAHGD
- the hrcA gene encoding heat-inducible transcriptional repressor HrcA; the protein is MDDRAHALLKALIEKYITDGQPVGSRALSKVFDLSPATIRNVMADLEEAGLIQSPHTSAGRVPTPKGYRLFVDSMLASQPFELLHVDNLRDMLPSADPTKAVNAAASLLSNLTQFAGVVLAPRRSQVFKHIEFIRLSERRILLIIVTPEGDVQNRILSLTRDYSHAELVEASNFFNQHFSGMGFAQVRQSLAVELQRLREDLSRLMQAAVDAGSEEPDQADSVVISGEMRLLDISDLSSDLERLRRTFSLFEQKTELLQLLDASSRAQGVQIYIGGESRLMPMEDLTVVAAPYGVNGKVVGTLGVIGPTRMAYERVIPIVDITSRLLSNALSQYASER
- a CDS encoding NAD kinase, translated to MQFSTIALVGRYQDSQLADHLRSLARMVNAAGREVLIEAETAKNTGLTEFPVASFEEIGRRAQLAIVMGGDGTMLGAARSLAPAGVPVAGINHGRLGFITDIPLQDTHSALEDLLQGNFEIESRILLEGEVMRDGKCLYSATALNDVVLNRAGRGGMIEVRADINGQFMFTVRADGLIAATPTGSTAYALSALGPILHPTIRAILLVPVAPQTLSNRPIVLPDSSQLNLTVLSMSRIEAGASVHFDMQTWSDVQPGDQVNVRRAQNTVNFLHPRGYSFFSTLRKKLDWNRLPATGHNGE
- the recN gene encoding DNA repair protein RecN, whose product is MLRELSIQDFVIVRELNLDFSAGLTVLTGETGAGKSILVDALGLVLGGRVNTSVVRPQARRAQITAVFEPTSAAQAWLAEYDLDQEDELVLRRVIDAQGKGRAYINGAPTTVTQLKELGERLVDIHGQHAHQSLLKPESQRDLLDEFAGLSGERREIAQIWQDWQQTNEQLERAQQDQRVVLTRQEELEWQLDQLDKLAAQEGEWVTISEEHARLSNGQALLEGAQTALQTLDDDESGAQRIIDLALHAINPLVAHDSRLQDVAQALESASISVREAKSDLNRYLDHVDLDPDRLSQVEDRMRALFDAARKHHCEPADLPAVRIRCQQALEELVQGQDLEAIRARQAELEAAYKKVASRLHTARTKAARKLGESVTAMIRLLGMPDGRFAIQVEQAQPGPGGSDRITLTVAGHDGAALAPLSKVASGGELSRISLALSVLASEATRVPTLIFDEIDTGVSGAVAEKIGELLRQLGQTFQVLCVTHLAQVASCAHHHCVVTKEKDAQGVYSNVQSLSEASDRVEAIAKLLGGVKLTQTTRQHAREMLERVGTV
- the fur gene encoding ferric iron uptake transcriptional regulator — protein: MENDNDQSDLKTVGLKATFPRLKILDVFRRSEQRHLSAEDVYRLLLAENVEIGLATVYRVLTQFEQAGILSRSQFDGIKAIFELNDGDHHDHLICTHCGLVEEFSDEQIESLQHKIADTHGFDLESHALVLYGKCPNCIKAGK
- a CDS encoding outer membrane protein assembly factor BamE, with translation MQSSPHNAMLRYAVGFVLTATVLVSGCSSNRWGFPYRVGLQQGNWVTEQQVGLLYQGMTREQVRFALGSPTLTNVLHADRWDYPYFYRAPNRSVEVRNFTVLFSGDLLVSWHGDEQPALEPFQIAQEEVRKSQAEQAEVDLEEERLKSEGSEVQIAPGFDISLSNPALPSSDPYALPDAPDQVPIPLE
- the dapB gene encoding 4-hydroxy-tetrahydrodipicolinate reductase, giving the protein MKLAIAGASGRMGRMLIESALAQPDAFELVVALDHSTSQSIGQDAGAFLGARTGVMITDDLQALASADCLIDFTRPEGTLEHLKVCVEHGVKVIIGTTGFDDAGKQAIQKAGESVAIVFAPNMSVGVNATLKLLEVAAKILASGYDVEVFEAHHKHKVDAPSGTALKMGEVIANAWDKPLDELATWTRHGHTGAREDGSIGFSVVRGGDIVGDHTVYFCGVGERIEITHRSTSRATYAQGSLRAARFLEDKPKGVYDMQAVLGL
- the murB gene encoding UDP-N-acetylmuramate dehydrogenase, with protein sequence MSNPEYFVEQLCHISNTMSLPCRGERVFVLRSEADLPALSEAVASRERVHLIGSASNLVLPPVLEGFTVLVRNRGVSLVQESGGVRYVDVSAGEVWHDWVVHALGKGWNGLENLALIPGTVGAAPVQNIGAYGVEVERFIDSIRVWDLQRAQMKTLARQSCGFQYRDSIFKRDENSHLLIVSVRFALPVDWQPVLKYPDLVHFEHARTQGEAISAQEVFDAVVDIRRRKLPDPSVIPNSGSFFKNPVVSEHRYEDLRRSHPDLVSFRLDSGDYKLAAGWMIDQCGWKGHAVGPVMVHERQALVLTNTGGATQADVLDVARLISGDVKARFGVSLEIEPVCWDC
- a CDS encoding LysR family transcriptional regulator; the encoded protein is MELRHLKCFLALAEELHFTRAAECLHIEQPPLSRTIKELEDDLGVTLFDRDRRGTQLTPASAAFLQDVRRLFTVLEHAQENARTIAADLKACLRIAVSDGSVDRRLSTFLACCREEEPEIKVRLSEVPLAGQIRGQLSGDFTAGFAHTADVGEGIVAEPIWHDPLLVAVPARHELLEHKAIPLHKLAVHPLILCDPLVCAGYWRELMRLLRPLQREPCVQSASGCHCPALGRGVSRHYHLFASPERRRHGATTGTVHCSIACQGARMRWVARMHPSRADASIPNRQAVHPRNDQGIIHHPPNALSHLFGNGL
- a CDS encoding 4'-phosphopantetheinyl transferase family protein, coding for MTAWILGLADLLELSPDIRLSGLALPTSRTSMDVLVHAPTSWLGQSMVTGMSHKRRTEFLAGRLCAFHSLSEMGVDAEFPLPVQDRLPIWPPGILGSISHCASVAVAMAAPATRFHAVGIDVEMLIDAEIAQDIRHSVGRDRELECLERNIPCRARSLTLLFSAKEALYKALYPFSRQYKDFHAAEIVSCQANALVLRLTEDWCGSWRGGACVEVRYAWMDREVLTAVCIPRVSSIHSRITLAAITQPEV